The genomic interval TGCGCGCTGCGTCCTGGTACTCCTGCGGGGTCATGTGCGTGGCGTGCACCAGGCACCAGCGCTCGTCCACGGGTGCGTGCTCCAGCAGCCACTGCACCGGGCGCTGGCCGCTCCAGGCCACACAATCCTGAACCTCCTGCGTCTGCTCGGCAATGTGGATGTGGATGGGCGCCTGCGCGTTGAGCGCCGTGAGGCCCTGCACGGCAGCCGCCAGGCTGCCGGGCGGCACCGCGCGCAATGAGTGCGGTGCGAGGCCCAAAACGGCCCCTTGCGCTTGAGCAGCGGGCGCAAGGCGCTCCAATAATGAGAGCACGTTGTCGGTGCTGCGAATGAAGCGTGCCTGGTCCGCACGCGGTGGCTTGGCGCCAAAGCCGCTCGTCTGGTACAGCACCGGCAGCAGCGTGATGCCAATGCCCGCACGTTGCGCTGCACGCAGCAGGGCCAGCGACAGCGTGGCGTCATCGGCATAGGGCGTGCCATCCTGGTCATGGTGCACGTAGTGGAACTCGCACACGCTGGTGTAGCCCGCCTCCAGCATCTCCACGTACAGCCAGGTGGCAATGGCCTCCAGCGACTCGGGCGTGATGCGCGCGGCAAAGCGGTACATCAGGTTGCGCCAGCTCCAGAAGCTGTCCTGGCTTTCACCCCGGTATTCGGTCAGGCCCGCAAACGCGCGCTGAAAGGCGTGCGAGTGCAGGTTGGGCATGCCGGGCAGCACGGGGCCCGGGGCCACGGCGGCACCGGCGGGCTGAGCGTTAGGCGTGACGGCAGTGATGCGCCCTGCCCCATCCCAGGTGATCAGCACATTGCGCGCCCAGCCCGTGGGCAGCAAAGCATCTGTGGCGAACAGCTGTTGCGTCATGGCATGACTCCGTGAATGCGCCCTTGCCGCACGATGGTGCAGGTGGGCTTATGGCCCAGCCAGTAGGCCAGCTCGGCCGCCTCGCCCACCGGCCACAGCACAAAGTTGGCGGGCCTCCCGGATGCGAGAAGGCCGTGGGTGCTTTGCAGGCCCAGCGCGCGCGCAGCGTGGGTGGTAATGCCTGCCAGCGCCTCGGGCACCGTCAGGCGGAACAGCGTGCAGGCCATGTTGACCATGAGCAGCAGGCTGAGTGCGGGCGAGGTGCCGGGGTTGTGGTCGGTAGAGACGGCCATGGGCACGCCCGCTGCGCGCAGTGCCGCGATGGGCGGCAGGTGCGTATCGCGCAGCGTGTAGTAGGCGCCGGGCAGCAGCACGGCCACGGTGCCTGAAGCCTTCATCGCAGCGATGCCGTCGGCCGACAGGTGCTCGATGTGGTCGCACGACAGCGCGCCATAGCGCGCGGCCAGCGCCGCCCCCCCCATGTCGGACAGCTGCTCCGCATGCAGTTTGACGGGGATGCCCAGCTTTTGTGCAGCCTGGAACACCTGCTCGGTCTCCGCCAGCGTGAAGGCAATGCGTTCGCAGAACACGTCCACGGCATCGACCAGGCCTTCGGCCGCCAGCGCAGGCAGCATGTCGTTGCAGACGAGGTCGGTGTAGTCCTGACTACCGCCAGGTTTGCCCACGTATTCGGGCGGCAGCGCATGCGCGCCGAGGAAGGTGGTGCGCACCGTCACGCCAAAGGCCTCGCCCAGGCGGCGGGCCACGCGCAGCTGCTTGCGTTCGTGCTCCAGCGCCAGGCCGTAACCCGACTTGATCTCGATGGCGCACACGCCTTCGTCCAGCAGCGCCTGCAGGCGCGGCGCAGCCAGCGCGAAGAGTTCGTCTTCACTGGCCTCGCGCGTGGCGCGCACCGACGACACGATGCCCCCGCCCGCCTTGGCCACCTCTTCATACGTGGCGCCTGCGAGTCGCATCGCAAATTCGTTGGCGCGTTGCCCGCCATAGACCAGGTGCGTGTGGCAATCGACCAGGCCGGGGGTGACCAGGGTACCGCGGCCATCGTGGCGCGGCAGGCCGGCATAGGCGGCTGGCAGAGAGGATTCGGGCCCTGTCCATTGCACGGCTCCGCCCTGCACCACGATGCAGGCGGCATCGCCATCGGCCAGGGGCTGGTCAGGCACCGAGAGTTCGGGCACGAGCCGCACGTCGTACCAGAGGCCGTCGGCGCTGGGGGCTGTGAATGTTGTCATAATCGCTACATAATTGATAGCTGCTAGCGCTTTACAGATAAGCGCTAGAGGCCAATTTCATTCGAATATTCAGGGTGCCCCACGCTCCAGTGCAACAAAGGCCAGCACGGGGTCTGCGCGGCCCGGATCGCGCACAGGCTGCAGGCGTTGCGGCGCGGCGCCCATCCACCAGGCGCCCTGCCCCGCAGTCAACACGCGCGCGGCCGCCTCCGCTTGCACCACCTTCCACTGCCCCTGGAGCACCATGCACAACCCGGCCCACGCCGGCGGCGGCTCATTGCGCAGCACCTGCAATGTGCCCTTGCAGACTCCACGGCGCAGCATGAGGTTGAAATCGGTAGACGTGCCACCCAGCATGGCGCAGTCCACGACCTCATCGCCCGAAAAGGCAAGCGGCTGCCAGCGCTCGGCCAGCGTGTGCTGCCAGCCGCTGCCGGCCAGATGCACACCATCGCCGTCGAGCAACATGATCTGCCGGTCAACGCCCGCAAACGCCGAGAACGGCCCCGGCGCCGCAATGGTGGCAACGCTCACACGCCAGCCAAAGCTGTCCATGCCACCGGCTGCAGCAGACGCGGGCGGCCAGCTGGCCAGCTCGCGGGTACTGCCTCCGCCGTTTCTCCACGGCGTGGCGGGCACAGTGGCGAGGTCGAAAAACTCCAGGGTCATACCAGCACGGGAAAGAGCGGGTGATTCATTTCGGCCCCCGCCGGCAGCTCGTCGGCCAGGCCTGGAAACTCCGGCGAAGTCTTCCACTGCCGGGGCGCGTGGCGAATATCGTCGCCCAGAAAGCGCACCGAGAACACGCGTCGGCGGTTCGGCCCCTCCACCCCGCCCGCCGCGTGCAGCGTGAGCATGTGGAAACACACCACGTCACCGGGCTCGATCTCCCAGCCCACGATGGGGAAGGCGTCGCGGTCGGCCTCGACGTTGGGCAGGTCCTGCAGGCTGCCTTCGGGAAACCACTTGGCCTGGTTGTCCATGAAGGTGCGTGGCATCAGCCACGGCCCTTTGTGCGAACCGGCCACGAATTCGAGCGTGGCGGCACGGGAGACAGGGTCCACCGGAATCCACATGCTCACGTTCTGTTTGCCGTCGATGTTGTAGTACGGCTGGTCCTGATGCCAGGGCGTGCGCTGGCGCGTGCCAGGCTCTTTGACCAGCACATGGTCGTGGTACAGCCGCACGGTGCGGGACTGCATGAGCCGCTGCGCGGCCAGGGCCAGCGGCGTCTCTTGCACAAAGCGGCCAAACTGCGGGATGTCCTGCCAGTTGCAGAAGTCCTCGAAAAATCGGCCGGGGTCGTCCGGGCGGCTGGCTACCTTGGCGCGCGGGCTGGGCGCGGCCAGGTTGGCGTCGATGCCTGCGCGCAGCAGCGCCACTTCATCGGGTGTGAGCAGCTGTTTGATGCAGAGTGCGCCATCGCGGTCAAAGCGGGCGATATCGTCCGCCGTCAGGCGCTGCGCAACCCTTTGCTGCAGGGCTTCTGGTGTGGGAAGCGTCGTCATGGTGGGCTCCACTCAACAAGGTCTCTTCAATACAGGTCAGCGCTGATCACTTCACCATCGGCAGCTTCAGCCCCTGCTTCTTCGCAGTTTCCACGGCCAGTTCATAGCCCGCGTCTGCATGGCGCATCACACCGCTGCCGCAGTCGTTAACCAGCACATTGGCAAGGCGTTGAGCCGCAGCATCGGTGCCGTCAGCCACGATGACCATGCCCGAGTGCTGCGAGTAGCCCATGCCCACGCCGCCGCCGTGGTGCAGGCTGACCCAGGTGGCGCCGCCTGCGGTGTTGAGCAGCGCGTTGAGCAGCGGCCAGTCGCTCACGGCGTCGGTGCCGTCCTTCATGCCTTCGGTCTCACGGTTGGGGCTGGCCACGCTGCCGGTGTCCAGGTGGTCACGGCCGATCACGATGGGGGCCTTCAGTTCGCCGTTTTTCACCATCTCGTTGAAGGCCAGGCCCGCAATGTGGCGCTCGCCCAGGCCCAGCCAGCAGATGCGCGCGGGCAGGCCCTGGAAGGCAATGCGCTCGCCGGCCATGTCGAGCCAGCGGTGCACGTGCTTGTTCTCGGGGAACAGCTCCTTGATCTTGGCGTCGGTCTTGCGGATGTCTTCCGGGTCACCCGACAGCGCCACCCAGCGGAACGGGCCCTTGCCTTCGCAGAACAGCGGGCGGATGTAGGCGGGCACGAAGCCGGGGAAGTCGAACGCGTCCTTCACGCCTTCGTCAAACGCCACCTGGCGGATGTTGTTGCCGTAGTCCACCACCGGGATGCCCATGTGCTGGAAGTCGAGCATGGCCTGCACATGCACGGCGCACGACTTGGCTGCAGCCTTCTTCAGCACTTCGTGCTGCGTCACGTCCTGCTGGGCGGCACGCCATTGCTCCACTGTCCAGCCGCTGGGCAGGTAGCCGTTGACGAGGTCATGCGCGGAGGTCTGGTCGGTCACCAGGTCGGGCTGGACGCCACCTGCCCTGGCGCGCTTGACCAGCTCGGGCAGTACATCGGCCGCATTGCCTAGCAGCGCGATGGAGATGGCCTCCTTGGCCGCCGTGTGCTGCTGGATGAGTTCAATCGCGTGGTCAATGTCGCGCGCCTGCTTGTCGACGTAGCGTGTGCGCAGGCGGAAGTCGATGCTGCTTTGCTGGCATTCGATGTTGAGCGACACCGCGCCCGCAAAGGTAGCGGCCAGCGGCTGCGCGCCGCCCATGCCGCCCAGGCCTGCGGTCAGTATCCACTTGCCTTCCAGCGAGCCGCCGTAGTGTTTGCGCCCGGCTTCTGCAAAGGTTTCATACGTGCCCTGCACGATGCCTTGCGTGCCGATGTAGATCCAGCTGCCCGCCGTCATCTGGCCGTACATGAACAGGCCCTTCTGGTCCAGTTCGCTGAAGTGCTCCCAGTTGGCCCACTTGGGCACCAGGTTGCTGTTGGCCAGCAGCACGCGCGGCGCGTTGGCGTGGGTCTTGAACACGCCCACGGGCTTGCCGGACTGGATGAGCAGGGTCTCGTCGTCGTTCAGGTCCTTGAGCGAGGCGAGGATCTGGTCATAGCATTCCCAGTTGCGCGCGGCACGGCCAATGCCGCCGTACACCACCAGGTCTTGCGGGCGCTCGGCCACCTCGGCGTCCAGGTTGTTCTGGATCATGCGGTAGGCCGCTTCGGTGAGCCAGCTCTTGCAGGTGAGCTCTGTGCCGCGTGGTGCGCGGATCACGCGGCTGGCGTCGTGGCGGGGGTCGGTGTTGGCGGAAGCTGCGGCAGCAATGATGGCGTCGTTGGCGTTCATGGTGGGCTCCTGTGAATAGTGGGTGTGCGTGGAAAAAATCAGGCGAAGCTGGGCAGGCATTGCGTGAGCGCTGCGGGCCATGTGGACTGCTGGGCCCAGGCGCGCATGGCTTCGATGTCGGTGGCAAGGTAACGGTCTTGCTCCAGGTAGGCCACGCGTTGGCGGATGGCAGCGAACTGGTCTTCCACCAAAGGCGATGACTTCAACGCGCGGTCAAATTCCATGCCTTGGGCAGCCGCCATGGCCTCGATGCCCACCATCACGGCCGCATTGCGCACCATGTCACCCAGGCGGCGCGCGCCGTAGGTGGCCATGGAGACATGGTCTTCCTGGTTGGCCGATGTGGGCAGACTGGTCACGCTGCTGGGGTTCGCCAGGCACTGGTTCTCGGCCGCCAGCGCGGCGGCCGTCACCTGCGCGATCATGAAGCCGGAGTTCACGCCGCTGTCGCGGATCAGGAATGCGGGCAGGCCCGACAGGCCCGGGTCCAGCAACAGCGACAGGCGGCGCTCGGAAATGGCGCCGATCTCGGCGACGGCCAACGCAATGATGTCGGCCACAAAGGCCACGGGCTCAGCGTGGAAGTTGCCGCCGGAAATCACGTCGCCGTTGTCGAAAACGAGCGGGTTGTCAGAAGCCGCATTCGCCTCGATGGTCAGCACGCGCGC from Acidovorax sp. FHTAMBA carries:
- a CDS encoding formimidoylglutamate deiminase, coding for MTQQLFATDALLPTGWARNVLITWDGAGRITAVTPNAQPAGAAVAPGPVLPGMPNLHSHAFQRAFAGLTEYRGESQDSFWSWRNLMYRFAARITPESLEAIATWLYVEMLEAGYTSVCEFHYVHHDQDGTPYADDATLSLALLRAAQRAGIGITLLPVLYQTSGFGAKPPRADQARFIRSTDNVLSLLERLAPAAQAQGAVLGLAPHSLRAVPPGSLAAAVQGLTALNAQAPIHIHIAEQTQEVQDCVAWSGQRPVQWLLEHAPVDERWCLVHATHMTPQEYQDAARTGAVAGICPTTEANLGDGIFDMPLWLQHGGRWGVGSDSHACVNAAEELLMLEYGQRLSLRQRNVLAAAAQPEVATAMTLQAVQGGAQAAGRAMGGLAGLVVGQQADLVALDARHVALRDLPAHSMLSAHVFGSHRTSAIDSVWVAGQRRITGGRHTLHDAAAHAFVAARSATIASD
- the hutI gene encoding imidazolonepropionase, giving the protein MTTFTAPSADGLWYDVRLVPELSVPDQPLADGDAACIVVQGGAVQWTGPESSLPAAYAGLPRHDGRGTLVTPGLVDCHTHLVYGGQRANEFAMRLAGATYEEVAKAGGGIVSSVRATREASEDELFALAAPRLQALLDEGVCAIEIKSGYGLALEHERKQLRVARRLGEAFGVTVRTTFLGAHALPPEYVGKPGGSQDYTDLVCNDMLPALAAEGLVDAVDVFCERIAFTLAETEQVFQAAQKLGIPVKLHAEQLSDMGGAALAARYGALSCDHIEHLSADGIAAMKASGTVAVLLPGAYYTLRDTHLPPIAALRAAGVPMAVSTDHNPGTSPALSLLLMVNMACTLFRLTVPEALAGITTHAARALGLQSTHGLLASGRPANFVLWPVGEAAELAYWLGHKPTCTIVRQGRIHGVMP
- a CDS encoding HutD family protein — translated: MTLEFFDLATVPATPWRNGGGSTRELASWPPASAAAGGMDSFGWRVSVATIAAPGPFSAFAGVDRQIMLLDGDGVHLAGSGWQHTLAERWQPLAFSGDEVVDCAMLGGTSTDFNLMLRRGVCKGTLQVLRNEPPPAWAGLCMVLQGQWKVVQAEAAARVLTAGQGAWWMGAAPQRLQPVRDPGRADPVLAFVALERGAP
- a CDS encoding phytanoyl-CoA dioxygenase family protein, with the protein product MTTLPTPEALQQRVAQRLTADDIARFDRDGALCIKQLLTPDEVALLRAGIDANLAAPSPRAKVASRPDDPGRFFEDFCNWQDIPQFGRFVQETPLALAAQRLMQSRTVRLYHDHVLVKEPGTRQRTPWHQDQPYYNIDGKQNVSMWIPVDPVSRAATLEFVAGSHKGPWLMPRTFMDNQAKWFPEGSLQDLPNVEADRDAFPIVGWEIEPGDVVCFHMLTLHAAGGVEGPNRRRVFSVRFLGDDIRHAPRQWKTSPEFPGLADELPAGAEMNHPLFPVLV
- the hutU gene encoding urocanate hydratase, producing MNANDAIIAAAASANTDPRHDASRVIRAPRGTELTCKSWLTEAAYRMIQNNLDAEVAERPQDLVVYGGIGRAARNWECYDQILASLKDLNDDETLLIQSGKPVGVFKTHANAPRVLLANSNLVPKWANWEHFSELDQKGLFMYGQMTAGSWIYIGTQGIVQGTYETFAEAGRKHYGGSLEGKWILTAGLGGMGGAQPLAATFAGAVSLNIECQQSSIDFRLRTRYVDKQARDIDHAIELIQQHTAAKEAISIALLGNAADVLPELVKRARAGGVQPDLVTDQTSAHDLVNGYLPSGWTVEQWRAAQQDVTQHEVLKKAAAKSCAVHVQAMLDFQHMGIPVVDYGNNIRQVAFDEGVKDAFDFPGFVPAYIRPLFCEGKGPFRWVALSGDPEDIRKTDAKIKELFPENKHVHRWLDMAGERIAFQGLPARICWLGLGERHIAGLAFNEMVKNGELKAPIVIGRDHLDTGSVASPNRETEGMKDGTDAVSDWPLLNALLNTAGGATWVSLHHGGGVGMGYSQHSGMVIVADGTDAAAQRLANVLVNDCGSGVMRHADAGYELAVETAKKQGLKLPMVK